In Nitrospinota bacterium, the genomic stretch AATGATTTCGGTGGTCATAGCCGCTTACAACGAAGAGGGGATAATCCGCCAGAGCGTCCTGAAAACGCTGGATTATCTGCGGAACGAAATTGCGGGCTCCTGGGAGCTTATCGTTGTCAACGACGGTAGCGCCGACGGCACCGGGGCGATCCTCGATGAGATGGCAAAAACAGAGACAGACCTTGTAGTCCTTCACCATCTCCACAACTACGGGCAGGGCCGGGCGTTGCGCACCGGCTTCGCCCAATGCCACGGGGACGTGATAGTCACCCTGGACGCGGATTTAAGCTACGGCCCTCAATATATAAAGATCCTCACCGGATCGCTGAAGGACAAACGGGTGGACATAGCCCTGGCCTCCGCCTACGCCAAGGGCGGCACGGTGAGAAACGTCCCTTATTACCGGCTTTTCTTAAGCAAGTGGGGCAACTATTATCTGGCGCGCATGAGCCAATACAGCATTTCCACCAGCACCTGCGTTGTGCGGGCGTATAGGCGGGAGGTTATAGATTCGCTATTCCTCACCGCCGACGGCATGGAGCTCCAGCTGGAAATACTAATGAAATCGGCCATGATGAATTTTAAAGTGAGCGAGGAGCCCGCGGAGCTTGCCTGGGATATGGATAAGCTCATGGAGGCGGATTTTGGCCGCGTCTCCAAAATGAGGATATTCCGCACCATAGCCCTGTATCTTAAAATGGGCTGGCTGTTCCGCCCCGCGTATATTTTCATCATAGCCTCGCTCCTCCTGCTGGGGCCGGGGCTATACATGGCGTTTTACCTGGCCCTGTTCAGGCTGGCCCCTACGTTCATGGAGCATCTGGGTTCCGGTCTGTCCGTGGCCGTTTCGGTGAGCCTTGCGGAAAACCTCACCAAATACGCTTACAGTTTCGGCCTCAGCGCGGCGCTCATCATTTTCGGGTTCCAGCTGTTCATCTTCGGAATGCTTATGATGCAGAGCAAATTCTATTTCGACGAGCTTTACAGGCTGGGCCAGCAGATAATTTTCGACAACCGCAGGAACAGGGAAGATAAGAAATAATTCCCGCGGTCAGGCGGCCCCGGTGAAGCGTGAAAAGCTCCCCGCGCGAAGGCCCGGCGCTTTTAATGTAAAATGAATATATGACGTTCTCCGTTTTTGAAGTTTAATCCCGGTTTCCAACATGAAAGTATCCCTTATCCATTACGACGTTGACCGGATCACCAACGAGCCGGGCAACAAAACCGTGATGAAGCATTTCGGGCACATGCCCAACATACAGCTCCTTTACGTGGCCGGTACGCTGGAAAAACTGGAGGTGGAGCTCCAGTATCTGGACATCATCGGCATGGGCCTTTCCAACCACGACATGGAGGAGCGCCTGAAAGCATTCCAGCCGGACGTGGTGGGGCTCTCCGTGTTCACCTCCCATTTCCACAACGTGGTCAATTTCGTAGGCTATATAAAATCGTTCCTGCCGGACACTAAGGTGATCCTTGGCGGTGTGCATACCTCCATATTCCCGGAAGAAACCCTCATCTATAACCCACTGGTGGATTATGCCTGCGTGGGTGAGGCGGAAATGGTAATGCCGGAGTTCGTCCGCCGTTTCACCGCCCGGGAGAGTTTCGAAGGGCTCAAAGGCCTTGTGTGGCGGGACGAATCAGGCGCCGTCCGATACAACGGCCCGGCCCCGGTGAACCTGGATCTGGACAGCACGCCCTTCCCGGCGAGGCATCTTGTGCCCAACGAGGTTTACTATAACTTCATCAGCACCCGGCGCAACTACACCGTGTTCAACTCCAGCCGGGGATGCCCCTTCGCCTGTATTTTCTGCGAGGCGGCCCAGTCCAAATGGCGCGCCCGGAGCGCCATGAACATCGCCGACGAGTTCGAGGAATGTTACGAAAAACACGGCATCCGGGAGATAGACCTGTTCGACTCGTCGTTCACCATCAAGAAGCAGAGGGTGCTGGACATCTGCGCCGAGCTTATCCGGCGCGGCCTCCACAAGAAGATAATATGGGACGCCCGCTCCCGGGTGGACAGCATAGACCAGGAGATGCTGGAGGCCATGAAAGAGGCGGGCTGTTATCGCATTTTCTACGGGCTGGAGTCGGGCAATCCCGAAATTCTGCTAAAACTCCGCAAGAAGGCGGATGTGCCGCAGATGCGTGACATCGTGAACAAGACCAAGAAAGTGGGCATATCGGCGTTCGGTTATTTCCTTGTGGGAAGCCCCGGCGAAACCTACGAGTCTTACAGGCAAACGGTGGACCTGGCAAAAAGCCTTCCGCTGGATTTCGCCATATTCAACGCGCTGGTGCCTTTCCCGAAAACCCAGCTTTACGAGAATTATTACGTAAACAACGTCAATTACGATTTCTGGGCGGACTATATAAAATCCCCCAAACCCATAGAAACATTCCTTGGCAGGCCGTGGACGAACCTTACCGACGAAGAGGTGCGGCAAATGTCCCACAAGGCCATGCTGGAGTTTTATTTCAGGCCCGTCCAGCTTATGCGCGCGGTAAAAACCGTGGGCTCCATGGACCAGTTCGCGCGGTATTGCAGGGCCGGGGTGGACATGCTGTCAAGTTACGCGGCTAATTTCATGGGTGGGGGGTCAAAACCCCATAAAGCCGGGTAATATCCGATACCCTTGAAACCCATTTCCCTGTGCGCCTCGCTGAACGGCCCATGCCAGGCGCTTCGCCTGAACTTTAATGAATATCCTTCAAGATAATAACCGCATTCAAAAGACCATCGCCGGGATCATATTTCTGGTAACGCTTTGGGCGTGTTACCAGTTATTCTTCCGTGTTGCGCCTGAAAGGGTCTATTTCGCCGACCGGGCCATGGCCGAGCAGTTCTGGAATGGCAAAAGTGAATACTCGGCCACCGCGAATAATCAGAATATCCCCATCCAGCTTCCCGGCCCGCTGGACGCCTGGGCCGGAGGGCAACCCAAAACCATCTCCATCGAAGCGCCCAGTGACGGGCCGGTGGAAGTGGAAATAATTTTCTTCGACAGCCACGACCAACATCCCACGGAGCTTATAATCCAAAGAGGCGCCAGCGTTTCCAATGTTATCAATGTGGCTTCAGGAACCGGCGGCGCAAAGGACGGCTGGATAGATAGAGGCTCCCCCAGCGCTGTTAATGTTTGTATCCCCGCTGGCGACGCCACCCTGTCCATAAAATCCGTGGGCGGTTCATGGAGCGCCCTGCGCGGAATAACGGTAAAGGAAGCGCCCTCCATATTTGCGTACGCCGCCGCCATTCTCGGCGGACTGGCCACATTGGCGCTTTTATTTTTCCAGGCTGGGCGTGGCGCCAACCACCGTTTTTATATGGGCGCGTTGGGCGTTGGCGTGATTGTCGTCGCCGCATGGTTTTATAACACCCGGAACCTGGACTTATACGTCGCCATAAACGGTTATACGCCAATCACCTATGTCCATCAGGCCGTCAATCCGCAAGCCATGGCCAGGGATTTCACCTCCGGCACGGCCCTGTTCGACAAGTCGCTGTTCATGCACTTATATAAGGTTGCTTACAACCTTTTCAACGCCGCCCCCCAAAAACTTTTCCCGGCCATCGCTGGGTTCCAGATATTGGCGCTCACCCTTGGCCTTATAGCCCTTGTCCGCGCCACGGTTAAAGACGCGCCTCCGGCGGTTTATGTAATATCAGCCGCTTTCGCGCTGGCCAGTAGCGCCATAGACTTGAGCATGGGCGGTTACGCCCGGCCCACGCCGCTTCAAAGCCTTCTACTTTATTACAACGTGTCCGACGCGTTGATCCTTTTCGCGCTCGCCGCGTTTCTCACGGGTAGGACGCTGGCGCCATATATATTGCTGGCCGTGGCTTTCTGCATATACCCCACCACGGCGCTCATGGGGCTTTTTGTTATCTTCGCCATGCAACTGGCCGAGCCGAGGGGCTTTTTCAACAAGGCCCATCTCGCCGGGCTGGTGATGTTCGCCATAATTGGCGGATTGTGGACTTTCACCCACAACGACATGAGCGCCGTCCTTAGCAAGGGCGTTACGGAAGAAGAATTCTACCGCTACACCACGTTCGCCAGTTTCCATCTGTACCCGGTGGACAGGGGATCCCTCACCGCCAAGCATTATTTCCGGTTCATGCCTTTTCTCTCGTTCATCCTGCTGTTCATCCACTATTCCGGGAAGAACGCTAACGATGGGCCCGTAAACCGCCGGGTGGTTTTCGGCGTGGCGGGGGCGGTGGCCCTGGCGGTAGCCGGGCTATTGATAAACCATTTCAAACTGAACGTAACTTTTGTGAAACTCAGCCTGCACCGGGCCAACGAGCTGGCCGTGGTTCTTGGGCTTGGGATTGTGGCTCGTGGCCTGTATGAGCAGATTAAAAACGGCTCTTTCGCCGGAAGGGTGGCCGGGGCGGGGGCATTGTCCGCCCCCTTTATCCTGGGCGCTTCATACCCTTTGGCCTATTCCTTGGCGTTGGTGGTGAAAGAACCGTTCACGGCCATCCGTCAGCGTATTCTTGCGCCGCGCCATGTCGCCACCATGGGTTGGACAGCGTTAATCATGGCGATAATCGGGTTCTACGCCTATTTGGGGATATACGGCCCCCTCTCGCCGCTTTCCAGATTTTATGAGGATCCGCCGCGATACCTCGAAGCCTACGTTGGAAACCTTACCCTTTTGATTGCGGCGCTGGTTTTGGGCGCGCTGGCGCAATGGGGCAAAGCGCGGGACGGGATTGCGCCCATGTTCATAAGCTTTATTGTGGTGGGGATGTCGGTGTTCTGGTTGAACCAAAAACTGTCCTATTCAAAAGAGTGGCTACAGGAGGCCAGCGACTATAAACAGGTCCAGCAATGGGCGAACGCCACAACGCCGGGACAGTCGTTGTTCATGACCGACCCGGGGTTTTTCACCGGCTGGCGGGACTATTCGTTGCGAAGCTCGTTCGGCGTGTTCCATGAATGGATCCTCATGGGATGGGTCTATTCCACCGACCGCAAAGTGTTCAACGAGGGGATAAACAGGTTTAAGGAATTCGACTCCGGCGGCGATTTAAGCGAAAAAATCATTCCGGGCCGCTATGGCCAGGTTTACAAGGCGGTGATTGAAAGATATTACACCCTGGGGGACGCGTGGCGGCTCAAGCTGGCGGATAATTACGGGGTGGATTACTTCGTGCTCAAAAAGAAAAAAATGGATGAGCTTTCGCGGGATGGGCGCTGGGCGGGCTCGGCCTTGCCGGTGGCGTTCGAGAATAAAAGCTTTCTGGTGCTGAAGGCCACCAAAGGTTAACAGCCGCCGAACGCCATGGACACCATAAGACATTACGCATCCAGACTGGCCCAATGGAGCGCATCGCCCTATGTGGCGGTTCCCGCGCTCATAGGCCTGTTGGGGTACGCGTGGTGGGAGTACACCGCCCAGCTTAAAATTTACTACGCCATGTACGGCATGGCGCCCATGGAATGGGTGAACGAGCTGTTGGAACCGGAGAATTTCACCAGGAACTTCCCCGGCGGTTATGTGGCGTTCGGCAAATCGGCCTTCATGTACATTTACCCGCTGGCGGCGAAAATCACCGGGGCGGAGCCATCCACCATCCTTATCTGGGTGGTGGCGCTGGAGCTGGTTTTGATAGCCTCGGCCACATACGTTTTTTCCAGGACCCTTTTCCCCAGCGCCTCTCCCATGGCGCATCTTCTGGTGGTGGCCGTGGTGATAGCCTCCGACGCGCGAAGCGTGAACATCGGCTGGTTCACGGGCCCGTTCTTCAAGGGCGTCTATTACAACGCCTGCGACGCGTTCAAGATATTCGGGATTGTGGCGGCGCTGAAGAACAGGTACGCATTGTCCGGCCTGTTGCTGGGGCTGGCTTTCGCCACCCATCCTATTTTAGGTTTGCACGGCGCCATTTTCATCGCGGGCATGGCCGTGATGGACCCGGAAGTCCGCCAGCAATGGCGAAAACCCCTGTGGGGCGCCCTGGCTTTCGCCGCCATCGCCGCCATATGGACAGCGCTGATGTACGAGCCGCAGAACATCACCAACGCGGGTCTGCCGGACAAAACATGGTTCGACATCGCCCGGCTCAACAAGATACACCTGTTCCCCATCACCTTGGGGTACTTCACGGCCCTTAGCAGGGAATATATATCATTCCTGTCGGCTTTCATATTGATGGCCTATTACATGGGGCGCAGGTGGGAGAGCCATCGGGAAACCGACTCGAAAATAATCGCCGGGCTTATCCTGTGCCTCCTCATGATATACGCCGGTGTGGCGCTTTCAGAAACCGTGGTTAAACCCATCCTTGTGAAAGTCACGCTTTTCCGCGCAAGCGAGCTTTTATTGTTCGTGGCCATAGTGTATGCCGTGAACGGGCTGTGGGAAGACATCGTGGCGGGAGGCTACATCCGCCCGTTTTTGGCCGCCACTGCGCTTTTCAGCGCTTTTTATATCGAATCGGTCTTCCCCGTTTTGCTCACGATACTGATAGCCTCCCCGGCCGTCCGGGGCGCCTTCAATCGCCGCGTAACAAACAACGCATGGATAGCGGCTCTGATGCTCTTTACACTCCTTACCATCGCTGGCCTGGCCCATCTGGGTTACGCCGGTGGCAAGGAGGCCAAAGAGGCCATTGGTGTTTTCGATTACTGGAAACAGCTTGCGGTCTATTACCTGGGCGGCGCCGGGCTGTTAGGCAAGGCATTCCATATAATCCTTCCCGTCTGGGTCGCGGCGGTGGCGGCGCGATTGATATTCAAGAGTGATTATTTCCCGGTAGCCGTTACGGCCATCGCCCTGTTTGGCGCGCACACTTACATGGAGGCCAGGCAGATGGACGAACGCAAGATGAAGACAGGCGCCGACTACATGGCCGCCCAGCTTTGGGCTAGGGATCAAACGGATAAAAAGGCGCTGTTTTACGTGGATCCGGCCATTTTCTATCCAGCGCACGACCATGCCGGGTGGAGGACCTATTCGGAGCGTAGCTCCATGGGGCAGTTATACGAGTGGGTGGTAATGTCCGGCCTGTATGTTTCGGACAAGAAGCTGTGGGACGAAGGTCTGGCCCGGCTTGATGAACTTGGGATAGACATAAACGAATACTTCAAAATGCGGACGGACAAAAACCGCTACAAACTGCTTCGCCAGCGGGCGCAGGAAAGTTTTTACGGGAAGGACGACGCATGGCGCATGGGCATGGCGCAAAAGCACGGCATTGACTATTTCGTAATGGAAAACGGCAAGCTTCAAAACCCCAGCCGCCTGCCGCTGGCCTTCCAGAACGACAGCGTGCTGGTATATTCCGCCAAATGAATAATGTCACCCTGGGCTTGTCGATACGCTGGTGGCGTCCCATTTGAAAGCGCAGGGGAGATTCTTCGATTACGCTCGGAATGACAGCAAAAGCGCCGTTGAGTACATTGTCATCCTGAACGAAGCGGAAGCGAAGTGAAGGATCTGTCCAATAATCGGGATTCAACCTGAAACACCATCGAAGCATGACACGAGTTGTGTAAATATGCCCCGGAGGTTACAATCTGTGCTTACCAAAAGGGCGGGATTATCCGCCCATGCTGTCCCAATTACGGAAAAACAGGTGAATGACTGAACTTGCCATTTCCGCGGTTATCCCGGTTTATAACGAGGTGGAGTCGCTCCCTATCCTTGTCCAGCGGCTACTGCCCGCGCTAGCCGCCATCGGGCCTTATGAAGTTATATTCATAAACGATGGTAGCGACGACGGTAGCGCCGAAAAGCTGGACGGGATAAGCCGCGCCAACCCCGGCATGGTGAAGGTTATCCACCTCCGCGCCAATTGCGGGAAATCCCTGGCGTTGCAGGCCGGGTTCCGCGAGGCTAAGGGCCGTCTCACCCTCATGATGGACGCCGACTTGCAGGACCAGCCGGAGGAGATCCACAAGCTCATCCGCCATATGGATGAGAACCGGCTGGACGGCGTTACCGGCTGGAAAGCCACCCGGCACGACCCTATCGGCAAAACAGCGCCATCCCGGTTTTTCAACTGGGTCATGCGCCGGTTCTCGGGGCTGGAAATCCACGATTTCAACTGCGGGCTGAAAATATTCAAACGGGAATGCCTCCAGGACGTTTCCCTTTATGGCCAGCTTCACAGGTTCATACTTATCCTGGTGGCGAACATGGGGTTCCGCGTGGGCGAGGTTCCCGTGGAG encodes the following:
- a CDS encoding glycosyltransferase family 2 protein codes for the protein MISVVIAAYNEEGIIRQSVLKTLDYLRNEIAGSWELIVVNDGSADGTGAILDEMAKTETDLVVLHHLHNYGQGRALRTGFAQCHGDVIVTLDADLSYGPQYIKILTGSLKDKRVDIALASAYAKGGTVRNVPYYRLFLSKWGNYYLARMSQYSISTSTCVVRAYRREVIDSLFLTADGMELQLEILMKSAMMNFKVSEEPAELAWDMDKLMEADFGRVSKMRIFRTIALYLKMGWLFRPAYIFIIASLLLLGPGLYMAFYLALFRLAPTFMEHLGSGLSVAVSVSLAENLTKYAYSFGLSAALIIFGFQLFIFGMLMMQSKFYFDELYRLGQQIIFDNRRNREDKK
- a CDS encoding cobalamin B12-binding domain-containing protein; amino-acid sequence: MKVSLIHYDVDRITNEPGNKTVMKHFGHMPNIQLLYVAGTLEKLEVELQYLDIIGMGLSNHDMEERLKAFQPDVVGLSVFTSHFHNVVNFVGYIKSFLPDTKVILGGVHTSIFPEETLIYNPLVDYACVGEAEMVMPEFVRRFTARESFEGLKGLVWRDESGAVRYNGPAPVNLDLDSTPFPARHLVPNEVYYNFISTRRNYTVFNSSRGCPFACIFCEAAQSKWRARSAMNIADEFEECYEKHGIREIDLFDSSFTIKKQRVLDICAELIRRGLHKKIIWDARSRVDSIDQEMLEAMKEAGCYRIFYGLESGNPEILLKLRKKADVPQMRDIVNKTKKVGISAFGYFLVGSPGETYESYRQTVDLAKSLPLDFAIFNALVPFPKTQLYENYYVNNVNYDFWADYIKSPKPIETFLGRPWTNLTDEEVRQMSHKAMLEFYFRPVQLMRAVKTVGSMDQFARYCRAGVDMLSSYAANFMGGGSKPHKAG
- a CDS encoding glycosyltransferase, with translation MTELAISAVIPVYNEVESLPILVQRLLPALAAIGPYEVIFINDGSDDGSAEKLDGISRANPGMVKVIHLRANCGKSLALQAGFREAKGRLTLMMDADLQDQPEEIHKLIRHMDENRLDGVTGWKATRHDPIGKTAPSRFFNWVMRRFSGLEIHDFNCGLKIFKRECLQDVSLYGQLHRFILILVANMGFRVGEVPVEHAPRQFGYSKFGAKRIFSGAVDFLTVFFITRYLHSPLYFFGFYGVALILVSMVTGAYFILMHFYSLAMGLPLWHLANHPLWILSPILFLLGVIMLFFGLIGELITYHMMGGAHHLKFIAGKTGFAAEKDDARSS